Genomic window (Trichomycterus rosablanca isolate fTriRos1 chromosome 16, fTriRos1.hap1, whole genome shotgun sequence):
cccaagctgccactgttgggcccttatgcAAAGCTCCTAACCATCACTTGCTTTTTGCATTATAACCATTCTCAATAGTAAGTAGCTTAGCGTAAAAGCAACTGCAAAATGCCTaaatacagtatagtatagaatgccttttttgtcatatatacatatacacgagtacagtacaacagaattccttcttcgcatatcccagcttgtttggaagctggggtcagagtgtagGGTCATCcatcgtatggcgcccctgtagcagagaaggttaagggtcctgctcaagggcccaacagtggcagcatgatATCAATAAAACCCTGTAATTAATTCCATCACTTTGTCTGTTTGTGTTCAGAACGCAGTGGATGAGGTAACGAGGCTGGTCCACAAGCTGGATGGAAAGCGTGACGGCCTGGTGCCaatgtttataaacaccaacagtggcaagttcACCCACCGCGGAGTGTTCACGCTGGGAGCTCGCGCTGACAGCTACTACGAATACCTTCTCAAGCAGTGGCTACAGGGAGGCAAAAAGGAGATCGAGTAAGTTGTACAATACGCTTCCTCACTAGTGGGtctaaaatcagttatataaaggaaattatatgcttccagctttgcggTAACAggttagggaaggctctttcctgatccagtatgactgtgcccctgtgcacaaagcaagctccataaagacataaagaaaagctcggtttctCCACAGAACCttaacctaaaccctaacctgagctttagaatgaactggaacatcaattgagacccaaccatacaaatgctcctttgactAAACGGGCACACATTCCAACAGGCATACctgagtcttgtgagaagccttgtcaagagagtggctgctgttatagctgaaaggatCGCACACACatcactctgttttaatcatttgtttttgtaatggaacatccaacaagctcatggtcaggcgtccaaatacttttggttattaGTGTATGTGCCTTAAGTAACCTGACCTTAAGTTTGCTGGATGTTTTATTCAAAATCCACAGGCATTGGATTgggtttgtgggaatttgtgccatttaataataaaaagagcatttgtagggTCGTGCACTGATGGGCTGGCTCCCAGCTGGCGTtcaaattcatcccaaagtgtTAAGTAGTGCATTGAGCTAGAGGGTGAGAGCTCtatgcagaccactggagttcctgcACAGTTAACATGTCACACTATGTCTACATGTCTACAGATCTGGCTttgttttctgctgccacaGGGTTGGAAGCATGAATTTAATTgaacataattaattttacAACTATTAGGAACGGGTGTGGTTGAAGCGCCTGAACGTAATAACCAGGACTCGTGCCTTTAAGCTACCCTTTATGCAAGGTGCGTCCTATGTATACGAGTTTGCCCGGTGACTGATCTTGCGTCTCAACCACTTTTGAACGTAATAGGTGTTTTTCATCCGAGTGATTTACTGTGTTCATTAGCCAGATAGCCTACTCCCAGAGTGGGTTCTCATTGGAAAAGAcaaatctttcttttttctaaTTGATTTACTTTCATTACAGCGTTTCTGTTTGAACAAGCATGCACTTTTGAAGAAGGACAAATTGAATTATCCCATCTGTGTGTATTCATTCAGCCTCCTCAGTATCCAGTCCAGACTAACGTACTTCAGCCTGCTTGAGGAGATGAGGGTTAAAAAGTGATGCATCAGATCAACAGACTGTGTGCTTGCTGCCTGTAGGAGGCAGATTTTACTCAGCTTAAAAACACAAGCCATGTGGAAGGTTTACATTGCCCAAAGCTTAcaagtagggccctactaatttcatggaccttgttttCTCAGATTTTTAACGAAGTGCCACATTTCTTAGCAgtctttaaataacacttctaaattgaatgatggaataaatggaagctataatacacagcacagcctaccttaacggttgaatgtacACACCCccctctgcatccacagaattgcATCCACACACtcagttgtgtttttagctgctttagacttcgacatatTGGCCTTTCAGTTAAAAAAGCCTTTGTGACATCAGGCTTATGACCCGCAGTCAGCATTCCAAgtgatcccaaaggtgttcagtaggaACGATTACGGCTCTGTTAAACTGTCTTTACCGACCATATACCAGAACGGAAAAGAGCCTTTCCAACACCGTTGCCATGAATAAAGTGCTGGAACACCTGCTGGATAACACAgtccacagtcaagccagcTTACATCAGCATGTTACTGCTGTAGCTGTTTCTTTGTCTGGCTGATCAGCACCAAACCTCAAGCTTCGAGGTACCTATTTTGTGGTCATGAACAGTTGTGTACAGATGATCTTGGGACATAAAGCTGCCTGAAATGACATGGAGTGACATTCTACGATCTGCTTTCTAAAATCTGAGCAAAGGTGTCTGGACATTTTATTGAAATGCTGTTGGCTTAGTCTACCTTAATGATATGAGTGCAGAGAAGTCACCCACAAATTTGGAGACCATGCTGATTCCTGTGTTAAGCCTAACTTGACCAAAGAAGTGTGCGTTTCTAATCATTCAATCAAACCCTGAGACTTCCAGGACATGTCCTATACACATGTATAGCTGTTTTCACAAATAGctgtacactgtatatctaaaaggtgtgtgtgtatgtgtgtttaggtTACTGGAAGACTACCTTCAGGCCATTGAAGGGGTGAAGAAGAACCTCCTCAAACAGACGGCCAGTAAGCTCACTTTTGTAGGAGAGTTGTCCCACGGACGTCTTAATCCCAAAATGGTGAGATTAAAGCCTCACATGTCCGGTGAGATagatatatataaaacactacaggACTGTAGAATGCAGAATTAATCCGTAGGCTGGTGGTGTTCAGGGCATCTGCTTCTTTAATCTCCAGATTTAGATTTAGTCTGTTTAATCAGTCTGATAAAACTGGATTGCTTGTAAGGATTTAAAATGATCTCTCCTGTAACAATGGACATTAGATTGCTGGATTTGGATTTGGTCTTctactttttcatttttttcccaGGACCACTTGGTGTGCTTCCTGCCGGGCACTCTGGCTTTGGGGGTGCATAACGGCCTTCCGGCTGATCACATGGATCTGGCGGTACAGCTGATGGAGACGTGCTATCAGATGTACGCGCAGATGGAGACCGGCCTGAGCCCCGAGATCGCCCACTTCAACCTGCAGGGCCCCAAGGGCCGTGACATAGACGTTAAGGTAACATGTTATGAGCTGAACTCCACTGAAATCTGGCCTGAATTATGTGCACACGCTTTCACACCCAGTGCCAACAGGGTATATTAAATTAGTTATAGGCTTCCATGCTTGTGAGAGTTTAGAAAAGACTCGTTTTCTGCTCTAGCATCTCTGACTCAATTGAACCTGTGAGCACTGAACTAATTGAACACCTTTTGGATGGACTGGAATGTTGATTCCCagccaaaatcttgtggaaaggctGTTGTAACAGCAAAGTGAGGGGGCCATGATTTTGGAAGCTTGTGACgccaaacaagctcatggtcagatgtgcACATACTTTTTAGATACTGTTTGTCCAAAAGTATTAGTCCTTCAGGTGGAGTAAaccattttaatttaattcaggCCTTGTTTCGGTCACTGTCCTTCCAAAACATACTAGTTGGACAATTTGCCTGTTCTAAATTGCGCGTGGGTAAGTCAGTAAGGGAATGACTTAGTCATGTGATACCAGAACCACAAAGAACCCTAATCAGAACGAAGAAGAAAATCTGAGTGGTTTAATAATTAGGGGTGAGTACCCACAGACAGTGGTCTGATGAGGGATAAACAAGAAACCACAGACAGGTTGTTGgctgaccaaggctcattgagaGGACACGAATGCTGTAACGTCTGGTATGGACCGACAGAATGGTCAGTATGGCTCAAATAGTtgtaatactggtgatgaggtaaATGTGTCAACACGAAGcccagtcagagtgcccatgctaactcctgctCACTGTCCAAAGCACCTACAAGGGCACGCTGGCATCAGAATTGGACATAGAAGCAACTGAAGAAAACCTTTTCTAAGGATCATGTGTACAGTCGGGCATGTGTCCATCATTTACCCGTGAAAGAGacggaccttaaaagacctgcTGCTAATGTCCTGCTACTAGATACTACAGGACACCCACAGGCTCATGTCTCAGAAGTACAGAGttatcctaatgttttggctcatcagtgtaggaataaataaatgaattaaatgataaactgtctgctctgtgtgtgtgtgtgtgtgtgtgtgtgtgtgtgtgtgtgtgtgtagcctgCAGACAGACACAATCTGTTGAGGCCAGAGACGGTGGAGAGTTTGTTCTACATGTACAGATTCACCAAGGACAGTAAATACAGAGACTGGGGCTGGCAGATTCTGCAGAGCTTCAACAGGTTCACCAGGGTGAGTCGAAACTCCAAACTTCACTCTTACTGGTTCACTAGAACCCCACCATAGGTCCACCTCACTACCCGTACTACTCGGCACTGGTCAAACTTTTACGTTTGTACGTTGCCCCGGAATTTGGACCAAATCACACACTCTGTCCAGACTGAGTTCGAGTCACATGATCAGTCTTgtgtagtggtgtgcgataaatacagggccagtatcactGATACcaatactttttatttataaaattgcaCTTTTTTGTGACCCGGTGTCACTCTATGTGCCAGGTCCCGACTGGAGGCTACACATCTATAGGAAACGTTCGCGATTCGATGAACCCTGGCTCCAAGGACAAGATGGAAAGCTTTTTCCTCGGAGAAACTCTGAAGTACTTGTTCCTGCTGTTCTCCGACGATCCCGAGCTCATCAGTTTGGATCAGTACGTCTTCAACACGGAGGCTCACCCTCTTCCCATCTGGCCCTCTGTGTTGTGACCCGAGCTGGATCTGCACTGGACGAGCATGAATTGGTCATAGATctgaaacagacagatagaggaGCTTCAGAGCGGCTTCAGATGAGGATGGTTCCGGTAGGACGTAGGATGGGGTGTGATCCGTTGTGGTGGGACGGGCATTGATTTGTTTGGAAGGTGGAAACAGAAGTGAGTCATTTGTTTCTGCTGAAGCCATGAATGAATCATTTGTCCTTTTTTGATACCTCCATTCAAATACTCAGATCTTCACATAACGGAAGATAAAATGGTCACAATAGTGTCCTGTAGTCAAACTGGATCTGACGAGATTAAAGTGGACTGGAGCAAAGACCTATCAGGGCCATAATGGACAAAATTCAGTCCAAGCTTCCTGAAGGCAAAGCTCAAGTTTTCCACAACCTTCAAAGTGACTGTGTCCCAAATCGCAAACTGCTATGAGTATCTTATATTATTGCAACTCCAAGGGTTTAGTCACACACtgtgggtctgttcgaaaacctactgcctacctgggcagctgcctaagtacaGAGGAtcctaataagacatcaaacttataaggcagaatATTTACACGCACTACTTGGACAACAATTACGGTGATTTTGTCACCACGcaggtcattcaaaccaatgggctgaggcggcactgaatgctgggattgccttcaccactaaggaagcattggatggttcctcattattcagtcagattatcaattagaattaaggcacctcagtaggcagcaattTAAGGTatttaagaatttagacatgccttcttcttgAGAGTGGATGATGTAAagtgtgtctatgtagagagatcactaggttttcggacagaccctatAAATGTAAGATATATATTAGACATAGGATGCCCTGTATGATGCTGCCTGGAAATCGCTTGTAGCCGATTTACCAGGTGAGCAGGACGATGTAGCTGAACAATACCAGACTGCATACCACACTGTAACAGTAGAAGGAATTTCTGTCCGGGAGAGGTAAAAGTAAGTAACTGTGTTGGAGCTAAAGGTTTGGAAAAAACCACAACAGTATCATCATAGCATCAAAGCACTTATAAGAGTAAAGAATCAAATGGTACTGAATCAAACAGTACTGAATAAAACGGTACTGAATTAAAAAGTAGTGAATCAAACAGTACTGAATAAAACGGTACTGAATTAAAAAGTAGTGAATCAAACAGTAGTGAACCAAACGGTACTGAATCAAACATTAGTAAATCAAACAATACTGAAtcatacagtacattatcagacagtaatgaatcaaactgTAGTGAACCAAACGGTACTGAATCAGACAGTACTGAATCAAACAGTAGTGAATCAAACAATACTGAATCAAACAGGAGTGAATCAAACAGTACTGAATCAAACAGTAGTGAACCAAACGGTACTGAATTAAACAGGAGTGAATTAAACAGTAGTGAACCAAACGGTACTGAATCAGACAGTACTGAATCAAACAGTAGTGAACCAAACGATACTGAATTAAACAGGAGTGAATCAAACAGTAGTGAATCAAACAATACTGAAtcatacagtacattatcagacaGTAGTGAATCAAACAGTAGTGAACCAAACGGTACTGAATCAGACAGTACTGAATCAAACAGTACTGAATCAGACAGTACTGAATCAGACAGTACTGAATCAAACAGTACTGAATCAAACAGTAGTGAACCAAACGGTATTGAATTAAACAGGAGTGAATCAAACAGTAGTGAATCAAACAATACTGAAtcatacagtacattatcagacaGTAGTGAATCAAACAGTAGTGAACCAAACGGTACTGAATCAGACAGTACTGAATCAAACAGTACTGAATCAGACAGTACTGAATCAGACAGTACTGAATCAAACAGTACTGAATCAAACGGTATTGAATTAAACAGGAGTGAATCAAACAGTAGTGAATCAAACAATACTGAAtcatacagtacattatcagacaGTAGTGAATCAAACAGTAGTGAATCAAACAATACTGAAtcatacagtacattatcagacaGTAGTGAATCAAACAGTAGTGAACCAAACGGTACTGAATCAGACAGTACTGAATCAAACAGTACTGAATCAGACAGTACTGAATCagacagtacattatcagacaGTACTGAATCAAACAGTAGTGAATCAAACGTTACTGAGTCAAACGTTAGTGAATCAATCAATACTGAATCAGACAGTACTGAATCAAATGGTACTGAATCAGACAGTAGTGAATCAAACAGTACTGAGTCAGTCGGTACTGAATCAAACGCTAGGTCCAATTTTTGAACCGTTCATATGATTCCGCTGCTTTTCCAAACCAAACTTTGCCGTGACGATCTCCAAATGCAAATCTCGTTTCAGCCAGTTTGCACGACTGCGCGTCCTTTTAGCTCTCCAATCACAGTTCATCCTACTAAAAGAAGCCAAACAACACTACGTGAAAATCTCCAAGCACGTTGAGAAGATGAAGGCTAGCTCTGACATTTTTAGATCCTCCTGCGTGTGGATGCGTTTGACGTCCGTGTTTCATCAGACTGACTCGAGGGTGCGTACGGGCTGCATAAACACAGACAAACATTAGGAATCTAGCTTTTATATGAGACAGGGTACGTTCGATGCGGCGAGCTATTTATTTTCGGACTTGTTTTATTGCACGGCTTTAAGCCCGGCGAGGtttgatgtgtttttgtttacttcACCTGACAGGTTCAGCACTTTAGTAATAGCGCATGACGTGATTTAATAGTTTTTCCTCAGGAGCCGTTTGGAACCGCAGTGCCGTGCATGTGTCGCCTCCCACAAATTTGCCTAAACTGATCCG
Coding sequences:
- the LOC134330833 gene encoding dentin sialophosphoprotein-like; the encoded protein is MDKIQSKLPEGKAQVFHNLQTDLPGEQDDVAEQYQTAYHTVTVEGISVRESSESNSSEPNGTESNISKSNNTESYSTLSDSNESNCSEPNGTESDSTESNSSESNNTESNRSESNSTESNSSEPNGTELNRSELNSSEPNGTESDSTESNSSEPNDTELNRSESNSSESNNTESYSTLSDSSESNSSEPNGTESDSTESNSTESDSTESDSTESNSTESNSSEPNGIELNRSESNSSESNNTESYSTLSDSSESNSSEPNGTESDSTESNSTESDSTESDSTESNSTESNGIELNRSESNSSESNNTESYSTLSDSSESNSSESNNTESYSTLSDSSESNSSEPNGTESDSTESNSTESDSTESDSTLSDSTESNSSESNVTESNVSESINTESDSTESNGTESDSSESNSTESVGTESNARSNF